The proteins below are encoded in one region of Streptomyces marianii:
- a CDS encoding NAD(P)H-binding protein, with protein MSIVVTGATGRLGRLVVERLLETGVPAAGIAAVVRDKDKAADLAAHGIELRVADYDAPATLAGAFRTGDRVLLVSGNEVGRRVPQHTDTAVVAAARAAGVAQLAYTGILGGPEADFELAAEHRATEQAILDSGLPYTFLRNGWYTENHTERLTPILEHGAVVANAGEGRIASAERADYAAAAAAVLTGEGHLGRAYELSGDTAWSLAEYAAEVAKQSGREIAHRNVPAETHLEILTGAGVPAPFAAILVDVDRAVERGLLARGDGDLARLIGRPTTPLAETAATALAHH; from the coding sequence ATGAGCATCGTCGTCACCGGAGCCACCGGACGCCTCGGCCGCCTCGTCGTCGAGCGCCTCCTGGAGACGGGCGTACCGGCCGCCGGCATCGCCGCGGTGGTGCGCGACAAGGACAAGGCCGCGGACCTCGCGGCACACGGAATCGAGCTGCGCGTCGCCGACTACGACGCCCCCGCGACGCTCGCCGGCGCCTTCCGCACCGGCGACCGGGTCCTGCTGGTCTCCGGGAACGAGGTGGGGCGGCGCGTTCCGCAGCACACGGACACGGCCGTCGTCGCCGCCGCGCGGGCTGCGGGCGTCGCCCAGCTCGCGTACACGGGCATCCTGGGCGGCCCCGAGGCGGACTTCGAGCTCGCGGCCGAGCACAGGGCCACCGAGCAGGCGATCCTCGACTCCGGCCTGCCGTACACCTTCCTGCGCAACGGCTGGTACACCGAGAACCACACGGAGCGGCTCACCCCGATCCTGGAGCACGGCGCGGTCGTCGCCAACGCGGGCGAGGGCAGGATCGCCTCCGCCGAGCGCGCCGACTACGCGGCCGCGGCGGCAGCCGTCCTCACCGGGGAGGGCCATCTCGGCCGGGCCTACGAGCTCAGCGGCGACACCGCCTGGTCGCTGGCCGAGTACGCGGCCGAGGTCGCGAAGCAGTCGGGCAGGGAGATCGCCCACCGGAACGTCCCCGCCGAGACGCACCTGGAGATCCTCACCGGTGCCGGCGTGCCCGCACCCTTCGCCGCGATCCTCGTCGACGTGGACCGCGCCGTCGAACGGGGCCTGCTGGCCCGCGGGGACGGCGACCTCGCCCGCCTCATCGGCCGGCCGACCACCCCGCTCGCGGAGACCGCCGCGACGGCCCTGGCACACCACTGA
- a CDS encoding VOC family protein has product MTLHWKLVIDATDPLAQADFWSGALGYRTEDNSALIEGLLERGTVPEALTTEWHGRRAWRDLAAVRHPDDPYEEATGTGLGRRLLFQRVPEAKTAKNRLHLDLHPGPGRRDEEVSRLEELGASVLRRVKEPGGEWCVMQDPEGNEFCVH; this is encoded by the coding sequence ATGACGTTGCACTGGAAGCTCGTGATCGACGCAACCGATCCGCTCGCCCAGGCCGACTTCTGGTCCGGGGCCCTCGGCTACCGAACGGAGGACAACAGCGCCCTGATCGAGGGCCTGTTGGAGCGGGGCACCGTCCCCGAGGCCCTGACCACCGAGTGGCACGGCCGCCGCGCATGGCGGGATCTGGCCGCCGTCCGGCATCCGGACGACCCGTACGAGGAGGCGACCGGCACGGGACTCGGCAGGCGGCTGCTGTTCCAGCGGGTGCCGGAGGCCAAGACGGCCAAGAACCGCCTCCACCTCGACCTCCACCCCGGCCCGGGCCGGCGTGACGAGGAGGTGTCCCGGCTGGAGGAACTCGGTGCGAGCGTGCTGCGCAGGGTGAAGGAACCGGGCGGGGAGTGGTGCGTGATGCAGGACCCGGAGGGCAACGAGTTCTGCGTCCACTAG
- a CDS encoding 2-oxoacid:acceptor oxidoreductase subunit alpha, with protein sequence MTSQVSSPAEHADEADEAGEALVGGQRRPPGEKEVRQLDRVIIRFAGDSGDGMQLTGDRFTSETASYGNDLSTLPNFPAEIRAPAGTLPGVSSFQVHFADHDILTPGDAPHVLVAMNPAALKANIADVPRGGEIIVNTDEFAKRAMAKVGYETSPLEDGSLDGYSVHPVPLTTLTIEALKEFGLSRKEAERSKNMFALGLLSWMYHRPTEGTEKFLRAKFAKKPQIAEANVAAFRAGWNFGETTEDFAVSYEVAPADTAFPTGTYRNISGNLALSYGLIAASRQADLPLYLGSYPITPASDILHELSRHKNFGVRTFQAEDEIAGIGAALGAAFGGSLAVTTTSGPGVALKSETVGLAVSLELPLLVVDIQRGGPSTGLPTKTEQADLLQAMYGRNGEAPVPVVAPRTPADCFDAALDAARIALTYRTPVLLLSDGYLANGSEPWRIPDLDELPDLRTQFATGPNHTLDDGTEVFWPYKRDPQTLARPWAVPGTPGLEHRIGGIEKQDGTGNISYDPANHDLMVRTRQAKIDGIEVPDVEVDDPDGARTLVLGWGSTYGPITAAVRRIRREGGAVAQAHLRHLNPFPGNLGEVLGRYDKVVVPEMNLGQLATLIRARFLVDAHSYNQVNGMPFKAEQLAAALKEAIDD encoded by the coding sequence GTGACCAGCCAGGTCAGCAGCCCAGCAGAGCACGCGGACGAGGCAGACGAGGCCGGGGAGGCCCTCGTCGGGGGGCAGCGACGGCCTCCCGGCGAGAAGGAAGTACGCCAGCTGGACCGGGTGATCATTCGCTTCGCGGGTGACTCCGGTGACGGTATGCAGCTGACGGGTGACCGTTTCACTTCGGAGACGGCGTCGTACGGGAACGACCTGTCGACCCTGCCCAACTTCCCGGCCGAGATCCGGGCGCCCGCCGGCACCCTTCCGGGCGTGTCCAGCTTCCAGGTGCATTTCGCCGACCACGACATCCTCACCCCCGGCGACGCACCCCATGTGCTGGTGGCGATGAACCCGGCCGCGCTGAAGGCCAACATCGCCGATGTGCCGCGCGGCGGCGAGATCATCGTCAACACCGACGAATTCGCCAAGCGCGCGATGGCCAAGGTCGGCTACGAGACCTCCCCCCTGGAGGACGGCTCGCTGGACGGCTACAGCGTGCACCCCGTCCCCCTGACCACGCTCACGATCGAGGCGCTCAAGGAGTTCGGTCTCTCCCGCAAGGAGGCCGAGCGGTCCAAGAACATGTTCGCGCTCGGCCTGCTGTCGTGGATGTACCACCGGCCGACCGAGGGCACCGAGAAGTTCCTGAGAGCCAAGTTCGCCAAGAAGCCGCAGATCGCCGAGGCGAACGTGGCGGCGTTCCGGGCCGGCTGGAACTTCGGGGAGACGACCGAGGACTTCGCCGTCTCCTACGAGGTCGCGCCCGCCGACACCGCGTTCCCGACCGGCACGTACCGCAACATCTCCGGGAACCTGGCCCTGTCCTACGGGCTGATCGCCGCGTCCCGGCAGGCCGACCTGCCGCTGTATCTGGGCTCGTACCCGATCACCCCGGCCTCGGACATCCTGCACGAGCTGTCCCGGCACAAGAACTTCGGCGTGCGCACCTTCCAGGCGGAGGACGAGATCGCCGGCATCGGCGCGGCGCTCGGTGCCGCGTTCGGCGGCTCGCTCGCCGTGACCACCACGTCCGGCCCCGGTGTGGCGCTGAAGTCGGAGACCGTCGGCCTGGCGGTGTCGCTGGAGCTGCCGCTGCTGGTCGTCGACATCCAGCGCGGCGGGCCCTCGACCGGTCTGCCGACCAAGACCGAGCAGGCCGACCTGCTGCAGGCGATGTACGGCCGCAACGGCGAGGCTCCGGTGCCGGTGGTCGCGCCCCGCACCCCGGCGGACTGCTTCGACGCGGCACTGGACGCGGCCCGGATCGCGCTGACGTACCGCACCCCGGTGCTCCTGCTGTCCGACGGGTACCTCGCCAACGGCTCCGAGCCGTGGCGGATCCCGGACCTCGACGAGCTGCCGGACCTGCGGACCCAGTTCGCCACGGGCCCGAACCACACCCTCGACGACGGCACCGAGGTGTTCTGGCCCTACAAACGGGATCCGCAGACGCTTGCCCGCCCGTGGGCGGTGCCCGGCACACCGGGGCTGGAGCACCGGATCGGCGGCATCGAGAAGCAGGACGGCACCGGAAACATCTCCTACGACCCGGCGAACCACGACCTCATGGTCCGCACCCGGCAGGCCAAGATCGACGGCATCGAGGTCCCGGACGTCGAGGTCGACGACCCGGACGGCGCGAGGACGCTGGTCCTCGGCTGGGGTTCCACGTACGGGCCGATCACCGCGGCGGTCCGCCGCATCCGCCGGGAGGGCGGCGCCGTGGCGCAGGCCCATCTGCGGCACCTCAACCCGTTCCCCGGGAATCTCGGGGAGGTCCTCGGGCGTTACGACAAGGTAGTGGTGCCGGAGATGAACCTCGGCCAGCTCGCCACGCTGATCCGGGCGAGGTTCCTGGTAGACGCGCACTCGTACAACCAGGTCAACGGAATGCCGTTCAAGGCCGAGCAGCTCGCGGCGGCTCTCAAGGAGGCCATCGATGACTGA
- a CDS encoding LolA family protein, which produces MAPNDTARTTDEAGEDSVARRKAARYAVPVAVAGVAAATIGLVPALAASGDPDLPDITAQELIAKIAASDTEQLSGTVKISTDLGLPSLGGLAGGAAGGLAPGGGDGGSSASPEAKLMELASGTHTLRIAADGPDRQKLSILGEASEYSVIHNGDDVWAYDSGSDEVFHGKDAGAGAEREQRAPKELPATPKDLADEVLKAAGDTTSVTVDGTARIAGRDAYQLLVEPKQSGSTVDSVRIAVDAENGVPLKFTLLPSGGGKAVVDAGFTKVDFSRPAASTFDFTPPKGAKVTEADELNSREKGAPKHAEGLTGLEGPGPAGLAGEDGRGVNVIGEGWTAIAEITTSGGKGSTAAKPGDAPPEAQQFLDALGDRVEGDFGTGTVFKTRLVNALMTDGGKVYVGAVTQDALVKAANAAK; this is translated from the coding sequence ATGGCACCGAACGACACCGCACGGACCACCGACGAGGCAGGGGAGGACAGCGTCGCCCGCCGCAAGGCGGCGCGCTACGCCGTCCCGGTCGCGGTGGCGGGAGTCGCCGCGGCGACCATCGGGCTCGTCCCGGCGCTCGCCGCGTCCGGCGACCCCGATCTGCCGGACATCACGGCACAGGAGCTCATCGCGAAGATCGCGGCGTCGGACACCGAGCAGCTGTCCGGCACGGTCAAGATCAGCACCGACCTGGGACTCCCGTCGCTCGGCGGGCTGGCCGGCGGCGCCGCGGGCGGCCTCGCACCCGGGGGCGGCGACGGCGGTTCGTCCGCCTCGCCCGAGGCCAAGCTGATGGAACTGGCGTCCGGCACCCACACACTGCGGATCGCGGCCGACGGCCCCGACCGGCAGAAGCTGTCGATCCTGGGCGAGGCCTCGGAGTACAGCGTCATCCACAACGGCGACGACGTCTGGGCGTACGACAGCGGGTCCGACGAGGTCTTCCACGGCAAGGACGCCGGGGCGGGCGCCGAGCGGGAGCAGCGGGCCCCGAAGGAGCTGCCCGCCACCCCGAAGGACCTCGCCGACGAGGTGCTGAAGGCGGCCGGAGACACCACCTCGGTGACCGTCGACGGCACGGCCCGGATCGCGGGCCGCGACGCGTACCAGCTGCTCGTCGAGCCCAAGCAGAGCGGCTCGACCGTCGACTCCGTCAGGATCGCGGTGGACGCGGAGAACGGCGTGCCGCTGAAGTTCACCCTGCTGCCCAGCGGCGGCGGCAAGGCAGTGGTCGACGCGGGCTTCACCAAGGTCGACTTCTCCCGGCCCGCCGCGTCGACCTTCGACTTCACCCCGCCGAAGGGCGCGAAGGTCACCGAGGCGGACGAGCTCAACAGCCGCGAGAAAGGTGCGCCCAAGCACGCCGAGGGCCTGACGGGCCTCGAGGGCCCGGGGCCGGCCGGTCTGGCCGGCGAGGACGGCCGGGGGGTGAACGTCATCGGTGAGGGCTGGACCGCCATCGCCGAGATCACCACCTCGGGCGGCAAGGGCTCCACCGCCGCGAAGCCGGGCGACGCCCCGCCGGAGGCCCAGCAGTTCCTGGACGCCCTCGGCGACCGGGTCGAGGGCGACTTCGGCACCGGCACGGTCTTCAAGACCCGTCTGGTCAACGCCCTGATGACCGACGGCGGCAAGGTGTACGTCGGCGCGGTCACCCAGGACGCCCTCGTCAAGGCGGCGAACGCGGCGAAGTAG
- a CDS encoding polyprenyl synthetase family protein, with product MTVVGPFGLSVRDQALEADVQTGLAAVESGLLDATKSEVPFITEAAQHLVRAGGKRFRPLLVMLAAQFGDPDAPGIVPSAVVVELTHLATLYHDDVMDEAEVRRGVPSANVRWGNSLAVLTGDFLFARASHILADLGPEAVRIQAEAFERLVTGQILETAGPRDGRDPVEHYLDVLRGKTGSLVAVSCRFGAMMSGADERITDVLTQYGERLGVAFQLADDVLDIASDSHESGKTPGTDLREGIATLPVLRLQEQAAAHGRPEDLELLELLAGDLTDDARHAEALARLRVHSALEQARRDTVRYAQEARAMLAALPECTARAALEELCDAVVHRAG from the coding sequence GTGACCGTCGTCGGGCCGTTCGGGCTGAGCGTGCGGGACCAGGCTCTTGAGGCCGATGTCCAGACCGGATTGGCGGCTGTCGAGTCGGGGCTGCTCGACGCCACCAAGAGCGAGGTGCCCTTCATCACGGAGGCCGCGCAGCACCTCGTCCGGGCCGGCGGGAAGCGGTTCCGGCCGCTCCTGGTGATGTTGGCCGCCCAGTTCGGCGACCCGGACGCACCGGGGATCGTGCCCTCGGCCGTCGTCGTCGAGCTCACCCACCTGGCGACGCTGTACCACGACGACGTGATGGACGAGGCCGAGGTGCGTCGTGGGGTGCCCAGCGCCAACGTCCGCTGGGGGAACTCCCTGGCCGTCCTCACCGGCGACTTCCTCTTCGCCCGAGCCTCGCACATCCTGGCCGACCTCGGCCCCGAGGCGGTCCGTATCCAGGCCGAGGCGTTCGAACGTCTCGTGACCGGCCAGATCCTGGAGACGGCCGGTCCCCGCGACGGCCGCGACCCGGTCGAGCACTACCTGGACGTCCTCCGGGGCAAGACGGGATCGCTGGTTGCCGTGTCCTGCCGTTTCGGCGCGATGATGTCGGGCGCCGACGAGCGGATCACCGACGTCCTCACCCAGTACGGCGAGCGCCTCGGTGTCGCCTTCCAGCTCGCCGACGACGTCCTCGACATCGCGTCCGACTCCCACGAGTCCGGGAAGACTCCCGGCACCGATCTGCGCGAGGGCATCGCCACCCTGCCGGTGCTCCGGTTGCAGGAGCAGGCGGCCGCGCACGGCCGGCCCGAGGACCTGGAGCTCCTCGAGCTGCTCGCCGGCGATCTGACGGACGACGCCCGGCACGCCGAGGCACTGGCGCGGCTGCGGGTCCACTCGGCTCTCGAGCAGGCCCGGCGCGACACCGTGCGGTACGCGCAGGAGGCTCGCGCGATGCTGGCGGCGCTCCCCGAGTGCACCGCGAGGGCCGCGCTGGAGGAGCTGTGCGACGCGGTGGTCCACCGCGCGGGCTGA
- the rarD gene encoding EamA family transporter RarD yields the protein MKADNEQRMGLLYGMGAYGMWGLVPLFWPLLKPAGAVEILAHRMVWSLAVVGVALLVLRRWGWLRPLLRDPRKLGLITVAAAVITVNWGVYIWAVNAGQVVEASLGYFINPLVTIAMGVLLLKERLRPAQWTAVGVGLAAVLVLTVGYGRPPWISLVLAFSFAVYGLLKKKTNIGGLESLAAETAVQFLPALAYLLWLGSRGAADFGAHGAGHAALLAATGVVTAVPLICFGAAAIRVPLSTLGLLQYLAPVFQFLLGVLYFHEAMPAERWAGFSLVWLALTILTWDALRNARRTRAEAARLAAAARAAAAAGAAPQAPASPESATVRRPEPAA from the coding sequence GTGAAGGCGGACAACGAGCAGCGCATGGGCCTGCTGTACGGGATGGGCGCCTACGGGATGTGGGGGCTGGTGCCGCTCTTCTGGCCGCTGCTGAAGCCGGCCGGCGCCGTCGAGATCCTCGCCCATCGCATGGTCTGGTCGCTGGCGGTCGTCGGCGTCGCCCTGCTGGTGCTGCGCCGCTGGGGATGGCTGCGCCCCCTGCTGCGCGACCCGCGCAAGCTGGGGCTGATCACCGTCGCCGCCGCCGTGATCACGGTCAACTGGGGCGTGTACATCTGGGCCGTCAACGCGGGCCAGGTGGTGGAGGCGTCGCTCGGCTACTTCATCAACCCCCTGGTCACCATCGCCATGGGCGTGCTGCTGCTGAAGGAGCGGCTGCGGCCCGCGCAGTGGACGGCCGTCGGCGTCGGCCTGGCCGCGGTGCTCGTACTCACGGTCGGGTACGGACGGCCGCCGTGGATCTCACTGGTCCTGGCCTTCTCGTTCGCCGTCTACGGGCTGCTGAAGAAGAAGACCAACATCGGCGGCCTGGAGTCGCTGGCCGCCGAGACCGCGGTGCAGTTCCTGCCGGCCCTCGCCTATCTGCTGTGGCTGGGCTCCCGGGGCGCGGCCGACTTCGGCGCGCACGGTGCCGGCCACGCCGCGCTGCTCGCCGCCACCGGAGTCGTCACCGCCGTACCGCTGATCTGCTTCGGCGCGGCCGCGATCCGGGTGCCGCTGTCGACGCTGGGGCTCCTGCAGTACCTGGCGCCGGTGTTCCAGTTCCTGCTGGGCGTCCTCTACTTCCACGAGGCCATGCCAGCCGAGCGGTGGGCCGGCTTCTCGCTGGTGTGGCTGGCGCTGACGATCCTCACCTGGGACGCGCTGCGCAACGCCCGTCGTACCCGGGCCGAGGCGGCGCGCCTCGCGGCCGCGGCCCGGGCCGCGGCCGCGGCGGGAGCCGCACCCCAGGCACCGGCTTCCCCGGAATCCGCGACCGTGCGGCGGCCGGAGCCTGCGGCCTGA
- a CDS encoding 2-oxoacid:ferredoxin oxidoreductase subunit beta — translation MTETASTLLSLVPKAEAKQSMKDFKSDQEVRWCPGCGDYAILAAVQGFMPELGLAKENIVFVSGIGCSSRFPYYMNTYGMHSIHGRAPAIATGLASSRRDLSVWVVTGDGDALSIGGNHLIHALRRNVNLKILLFNNRIYGLTKGQYSPTSELGKITKSTPMGSLDAPFNPVSLAIGAEASFVARTIDSDRKHLTEVLRAAADHPGTALVEIYQNCNIFNDGAFEALKDKEQAEEAVIRLEHGQPIRFGGGDSKGVVRDQATGDLKVVTVTAENEAQILVHDAHSASPTTAFALSRLADPDTLHQTPIGVFRSVERPVYDTLMADQLDAAIEQNGKGDLGALLSGNDTWTVVG, via the coding sequence ATGACTGAGACAGCGTCCACACTGCTGTCCCTGGTTCCCAAGGCCGAGGCCAAGCAGTCCATGAAGGACTTCAAGTCGGACCAGGAGGTCCGCTGGTGTCCGGGCTGCGGTGACTACGCGATCCTCGCCGCCGTGCAGGGGTTCATGCCCGAGCTCGGCCTGGCGAAGGAGAACATCGTCTTCGTCTCCGGCATCGGCTGTTCCTCCCGCTTCCCGTACTACATGAACACCTACGGGATGCACTCGATCCACGGCCGCGCCCCCGCGATCGCGACCGGCCTCGCCTCCTCCCGCCGCGACCTCAGCGTGTGGGTCGTCACGGGTGACGGGGACGCGCTGTCCATCGGCGGCAACCACCTCATCCACGCCCTCCGCCGCAACGTCAACCTCAAGATCCTGCTGTTCAACAACCGGATCTACGGTCTGACGAAGGGCCAGTACTCCCCTACCTCCGAGCTCGGCAAGATCACCAAATCGACCCCGATGGGCTCGCTGGACGCACCGTTCAACCCGGTGTCACTGGCCATCGGCGCCGAGGCGTCGTTCGTCGCCCGCACGATCGACTCCGACCGCAAGCACCTCACCGAGGTGCTGCGCGCGGCGGCGGACCACCCGGGCACGGCCCTCGTGGAGATCTACCAGAACTGCAACATCTTCAACGACGGCGCCTTCGAAGCCCTGAAGGACAAGGAGCAGGCCGAGGAGGCGGTGATCCGGCTGGAGCACGGACAGCCGATCCGCTTCGGCGGCGGCGACTCCAAGGGCGTGGTGCGGGACCAGGCCACCGGCGATCTCAAGGTCGTCACGGTCACCGCCGAGAACGAGGCGCAGATCCTGGTCCACGACGCCCACAGCGCCAGCCCGACGACCGCGTTCGCGCTGTCCCGGCTGGCCGACCCGGACACGCTGCACCAGACGCCCATCGGGGTGTTCCGCAGCGTCGAGCGCCCCGTCTACGACACCCTGATGGCCGACCAGCTCGATGCCGCGATCGAGCAGAACGGCAAGGGCGACCTGGGGGCCCTGCTCTCGGGCAACGACACCTGGACCGTCGTCGGCTGA
- a CDS encoding winged helix-turn-helix transcriptional regulator: MSVSPQVAAIPAWRPDVNEKLCPSRVVLEHVTSRWGVLALAALLERSYRFSELRRAIGGVSEKMLAQTLQTLERDGFVHRDAKPVIPPRVDYSLTDLGREAGEQVWALARWAERRLGDVERARAEYDGARTS, encoded by the coding sequence ATGAGCGTGAGCCCGCAGGTCGCAGCCATTCCCGCGTGGAGGCCCGACGTCAACGAGAAGCTGTGCCCGTCCCGCGTGGTACTGGAGCACGTCACCAGCAGGTGGGGCGTCCTGGCGCTGGCCGCGCTGCTGGAGCGCTCGTACCGCTTCAGCGAACTGCGCCGCGCCATCGGCGGCGTCAGCGAGAAGATGCTGGCGCAGACCTTGCAGACGCTGGAACGCGACGGGTTCGTGCACCGCGACGCCAAACCCGTCATCCCGCCGCGCGTCGACTACTCCCTCACGGACCTCGGCCGCGAGGCCGGCGAACAGGTGTGGGCGCTGGCGCGGTGGGCCGAGCGGCGGCTCGGCGACGTGGAGCGGGCACGCGCGGAGTACGACGGGGCCCGGACCTCCTGA
- a CDS encoding M28 family metallopeptidase, with translation MSHSAHRRTAAAAALALAGLLTAAVPATAAGGPPASAPDSRASAATSPAALAAPDIPLANVKAHLSELQSIAGANGGNRAHGRPGYKASIDYVKAKLDAAGFTTTVQQFTSSGATGYNLIADWPGGDPNQVLMAGAHLDSVSSGPGMNDNGSGSAGVLETALAVSRAQLQPEKHLRFAWWGAEELGLVGSRYYVNNLPSAERSKVSGYLNFDMIGSPNPGYFVYDDDPAIEQTFKDFYAGLGVPTEIETEGDGRSDHASFKNVGIAVGGLFTGASRTKSSAQAQKWGGTAGQAFDRCYHSSCDTTSNINDTALDRNSDAIAHAVWTLSAGSTVPPGDVYEATADVAIPDNGAAVTSSVTVSGRTGNAPATLKVGVDIKHTWRGDLVIDLLAPDGTAYRLKNSSGSDSADNVIATYTVNASSEVANGTWNLRVQDVARYDTGYIDSWQLTF, from the coding sequence ATGAGTCACTCCGCGCACAGACGTACCGCCGCCGCCGCGGCACTGGCCCTCGCCGGGCTGCTCACCGCGGCCGTTCCGGCGACCGCGGCCGGTGGACCACCCGCCTCCGCACCCGACTCCCGGGCGAGCGCCGCCACTTCCCCGGCGGCGCTCGCCGCGCCGGACATACCACTCGCCAACGTCAAGGCCCATCTGTCCGAACTGCAGTCCATCGCCGGTGCCAACGGCGGCAACCGCGCCCACGGCCGGCCCGGCTACAAGGCGTCGATCGACTATGTGAAGGCCAAGCTGGACGCGGCCGGATTCACCACCACCGTCCAGCAGTTCACCTCCTCGGGCGCCACCGGCTACAACCTGATCGCCGACTGGCCGGGCGGCGACCCCAACCAGGTGCTGATGGCCGGGGCCCATCTCGACTCCGTGAGCTCGGGACCGGGAATGAACGACAACGGCTCCGGTTCGGCCGGTGTGCTGGAGACGGCACTCGCCGTCTCCCGGGCCCAGCTGCAACCGGAGAAGCATCTGCGCTTCGCCTGGTGGGGAGCGGAGGAGCTGGGGCTCGTCGGCTCCCGGTACTACGTCAACAACCTCCCCTCCGCCGAGCGTTCGAAGGTCTCCGGCTATCTCAACTTCGACATGATCGGGTCGCCGAACCCCGGCTACTTCGTCTACGACGACGACCCGGCGATCGAGCAGACCTTCAAGGACTTCTACGCCGGACTCGGTGTACCGACCGAGATCGAGACCGAGGGCGACGGCCGTTCGGACCACGCCTCGTTCAAGAACGTCGGCATAGCGGTGGGCGGTCTGTTCACCGGCGCCAGCCGCACCAAGTCGAGCGCGCAGGCCCAGAAGTGGGGCGGTACGGCCGGACAGGCCTTCGACCGCTGCTACCACTCGTCCTGCGACACCACGTCGAACATCAACGACACCGCGCTCGACCGGAACAGCGACGCCATCGCACACGCCGTCTGGACCCTGTCCGCCGGGTCGACCGTTCCGCCCGGCGACGTCTACGAGGCCACCGCGGACGTCGCCATCCCGGACAACGGCGCCGCCGTGACCTCGTCCGTCACCGTCTCCGGCCGCACGGGCAACGCGCCGGCCACCCTGAAGGTGGGCGTGGACATCAAGCACACCTGGCGCGGTGACCTCGTCATCGACCTGCTGGCACCGGACGGCACCGCGTACCGCCTGAAGAACTCCAGCGGCAGCGACTCCGCGGACAACGTCATCGCCACGTACACCGTGAACGCCTCCAGCGAGGTGGCCAACGGCACCTGGAACCTGCGGGTCCAGGACGTCGCCCGCTACGACACCGGCTACATCGACAGCTGGCAGCTCACCTTCTGA
- the fahA gene encoding fumarylacetoacetase — MPEQSPLDLAEGDPFGPHNLPYGVFTTADEPDRRRLGVRIGGHVLDAGAAAHTLGSPYAALLAQPGLGPLLAAGRTAWRDVRRALTAWVTVPAHRRDIEPLLHPLGSVTLHLPYDVADYVDFYASEHHATNVGRIFRPDGEPLTPNWKHLPIGYHGRSGTVVVSGTEVVRPSGQRKAPADPAPVFGPSVKLDIEAEVGFVVGTPSELGRPVPLNGFRDHVFGLQLLNDWSARDIQAWEYVPLGPFLGKSFATSVSAWVTPLEALDAARVSPPARDFGLLPYLDDSGDEEPGGFDLRISVAVNGQIVSEPPFATMYWTAAQQLAHMTVNGASLRTGDLYGSGTVSGPDVHQRGSLLELTWNGRDPLELPYGKRTFLEDGDEVTLTAWAPGPDGVKVGLGEVTGRIAPAAE; from the coding sequence ATGCCCGAGCAGAGCCCGCTCGATCTGGCCGAGGGCGATCCCTTCGGCCCGCACAACCTCCCGTACGGCGTCTTCACCACGGCGGACGAGCCGGACCGGCGCCGGCTCGGGGTCCGGATCGGCGGCCACGTGCTCGACGCCGGCGCCGCGGCGCACACCCTCGGCTCCCCGTACGCCGCGCTGCTCGCCCAGCCCGGCCTGGGACCGCTGCTCGCGGCCGGCCGCACCGCCTGGCGGGACGTGCGGCGCGCGCTCACCGCGTGGGTGACGGTGCCGGCCCACCGCCGGGACATCGAGCCGCTGCTCCACCCGCTCGGCTCGGTGACGCTCCATCTCCCCTACGACGTGGCCGACTACGTCGACTTCTACGCCAGCGAGCACCACGCCACCAACGTCGGCCGCATCTTCCGCCCGGACGGCGAACCGCTCACGCCCAACTGGAAGCATCTTCCGATCGGTTACCACGGCCGCTCCGGTACCGTCGTCGTCTCCGGCACGGAGGTCGTCCGCCCCTCCGGACAGCGGAAGGCCCCCGCCGACCCGGCTCCCGTCTTCGGCCCGTCGGTCAAGCTGGACATCGAAGCGGAGGTCGGCTTCGTCGTCGGCACCCCCTCCGAACTCGGCCGACCCGTCCCGCTGAACGGTTTCCGCGACCACGTCTTCGGACTCCAGTTGCTCAACGACTGGTCCGCGCGCGACATCCAGGCCTGGGAGTACGTGCCCCTCGGCCCGTTCCTCGGCAAGTCGTTCGCCACGTCCGTGTCCGCCTGGGTCACCCCGCTGGAGGCCCTCGACGCCGCACGGGTCTCCCCGCCCGCCCGGGACTTCGGCCTGCTGCCCTACCTCGACGACTCGGGCGACGAGGAGCCGGGTGGCTTCGACCTGCGTATCTCCGTCGCCGTCAACGGGCAGATCGTGTCCGAGCCGCCGTTCGCCACCATGTACTGGACCGCGGCCCAGCAGCTGGCCCACATGACCGTCAACGGCGCCTCGCTGCGTACCGGGGACCTGTACGGCTCCGGCACGGTCAGCGGCCCCGACGTGCACCAGCGCGGCTCGCTCCTCGAACTCACCTGGAACGGCCGTGATCCGCTCGAGTTGCCGTACGGGAAGCGGACGTTCCTGGAGGACGGCGACGAGGTCACCCTCACCGCGTGGGCACCGGGCCCCGACGGCGTGAAGGTCGGCCTCGGCGAGGTCACCGGCCGGATCGCGCCCGCCGCCGAGTAG